One Phyllostomus discolor isolate MPI-MPIP mPhyDis1 chromosome 10, mPhyDis1.pri.v3, whole genome shotgun sequence genomic window carries:
- the PDK4 gene encoding pyruvate dehydrogenase kinase, isozyme 4, whose protein sequence is MKAARFVMRSARSLSGASLVPREVEHFSRYSPSPLSMKQLLDFGSENACERTSFAFLRQELPVRFANILKEIDILPDPLINTSSVQLIKSWYIQSLMDLVEFHERNPEDHKTLSDFVDTLIKIRNRNHNAVPTMAQGVIEYKDGCTVDPVTNQNLQYFLDRFYMNRISTRMLMNQHILLFSDSETRNPSHIGSIDPNCDVVAVIQDAFESSRMLCDQYYLTSPELKLTQVNAKSPAQPIHIVYVPSHLHHMLFELFKNAMRATVEHQENCPSLTPVEVTVVLGKEDLTIKISDRGGGVPLRIIDRLFSYTYSTAPTPVMDNARNAPLAGFGYGLPISRLYAKYFQGDLHLYSLSGYGTDAIIYLKALSSESIEKLPVFNKSAFKHYQMITEADDWCVPSREPKNLAKEKVAV, encoded by the exons ATGAAGGCGGCCCGCTTCGTGATGCGCAGCGCCCGCTCGCTGAGCGGCGCCAGCCTGGTCCCCCGCGAGGTCGAGCATTTCTCGCGCTACAGCCCGTCCCCGCTGTCCATGAAGCAGCTGCTGGACTTTG GTTCAGAAAACGCATGTGAAAGAACTTCTTTTGCATTTTTGAGACAAGAATTGCCTGTGAGGTTTGCCAATATCCTGAAGGAAATTGATATCCTTCCTGATCCATTAATAAATACCTCTTCAGTACAGTTAATTAAAAGCTG GTACATTCAAAGCTTGATGGATTTGGTGGAGTTCCATGAGAGAAACCCAGAAGACCACAAAACATTATCAGA TTTTGTAGATACTCTCATCAAAATTCGAAATAGAAATCATAATGCAGTCCCTACAATGGCACAAGGAGTCATAGAATATAAAGATGGCTGCACAGTCGACCCAGTCACCAACCAAAATCTTCAGTATTTCTTGGATCGATTTTACATGAACCGTATTTCTACCCGGATGCTAATGAACCAGCACA ttCTTTTATTTAGTGACTCGGAGACAAGAAACCCAAGCCACATTGGAAGCATTGACCCCAACTGTGACGTAGTAGCAGTGATCCAAG ATGCCTTTGAGAGTTCAAGGATGCTTTGCGATCAGTATTATTTAACATCTCCAGAATTAAAGCTCACACAAGTGAATG CCAAATCTCCAGCACAACCGATTCACATTGTGTATGTTCCTTCTCACCTGCACCATATGCTCTTTGAACTATTTAAG aaCGCAATGAGGGCAACAGTTGAACACCAGGAAAACTGTCCTTCCCTCACACCAGTGGAGGTGACTGTGGTCCTGGGGAAGGAAGATCTTACAATTAAG ATTTCAGACAGAGGAGGTGGCGTGCCCCTGAGGATCATCGACCGCCTCTTTAGTTATACGTACTCCACCGCGCCAACGCCTGTGATGGACAATGCCCGGAATGCTCCTTTG GCCGGTTTTGGTTACGGCTTGCCGATTTCCCGTCTCTATGCCAAGTACTTTCAAGGTGATCTGCATCTCTACTCTTTATCAGGATATGGAACTGATGCTATCATCTACTTAAAG gCTTTGTCTTCTGAGTCCATAGAAAAACTCCCGGTCTTCAACAAATCAGCCTTCAAGCATTATCAGATGATCACTGAGGCTGACGACTGGTGTGTCCCGAGCAGGGAACCGAAGAACCTGGCGAAGGAGAAAGTGGCTGTGTGA